The following coding sequences lie in one Candidatus Limnocylindria bacterium genomic window:
- a CDS encoding SDR family NAD(P)-dependent oxidoreductase yields MSAPLGLAGKRALVTGGSRGIGRAVALALADAGADVAVTSRNGDDAEPVAVALRAKGRRSLALLLEVRNEASIRVCFERIDREWGSVDILVNNAGTNIPQDLVTLDADSWDAVLDIDLKGLVFVTQAAAARMIAARRGGRIVSIASIYGVVGRRERVAYSAAKGAVVNVTRSLALELAPHGITVNAVGPSLVETDLTRERMGRNPAFREEEVARTPLGRLGTPEDVAGAVVFFASPAASFITGQTLLVDGGTSAH; encoded by the coding sequence ATGTCCGCACCGCTTGGACTTGCAGGAAAGCGCGCGCTCGTCACCGGAGGGTCCCGCGGGATCGGTCGGGCGGTCGCGCTTGCCCTCGCCGACGCCGGCGCGGATGTCGCTGTCACATCGCGGAACGGCGACGACGCCGAGCCGGTCGCCGTTGCGCTCCGCGCAAAAGGACGGCGGTCGCTCGCGCTGCTGCTCGAGGTCCGGAACGAAGCGTCGATCCGGGTCTGCTTCGAGCGCATCGACCGCGAGTGGGGAAGCGTTGACATCCTCGTGAACAACGCCGGCACGAACATCCCGCAGGATCTCGTCACGCTCGACGCGGACTCGTGGGACGCGGTCCTCGACATCGATCTGAAAGGCCTCGTCTTCGTGACCCAGGCGGCCGCGGCGCGCATGATCGCGGCGCGGCGCGGCGGCCGGATCGTGAGCATCGCGTCGATCTACGGTGTCGTCGGCAGGCGCGAGCGGGTCGCCTACAGCGCGGCGAAGGGCGCCGTGGTCAATGTGACGCGCTCGCTCGCGCTCGAGCTCGCGCCACACGGCATCACCGTGAACGCCGTCGGCCCAAGCCTGGTGGAGACCGACCTGACGCGCGAGCGGATGGGTCGGAACCCTGCTTTCCGCGAGGAAGAGGTCGCGCGCACGCCCCTGGGACGCCTCGGGACGCCCGAGGACGTCGCGGGCGCGGTGGTCTTCTTCGCGTCGCCCGCGGCGAGCTTCATCACCGGACAGACCCTGCTCGTGGATGGGGGGACCTCGGCGCATTGA
- the aceB gene encoding malate synthase A: MATASVEVRIPDDARDTAGLASELLTKEAQDFLIRLHREVEPTRIGLLETRQERWRELREGGTLDFLPDSRPLRESEWTVSRVPADLRTRKVEITGPTDRKMVINALNSGASVYMADFEDANTPTWRNLIEGQRNLTDAIDRTIEFRNPDGRVYRLNEKTATLVVRPRGWHLDEKHFLVEGRPIAGALFDFGLYFFHNAKRLRAKGTGPYFYLPKLESHREARLWNEIFKWSQDELHIPRGSIKATVLVEVLTLAFEMDEVLYELREHSGGLNAGRWDYMFSIIKKFAGRPEFILPDRAQVSMTVPFMRAYTELLVKTCHRRGAFALGGMAAFIPNRRDPAVTEAALAKVRDDKVREANDGFDGTWVAHPDLVETAMTEFDRVLGDKPNQLDRRRPEVVGQARQLLDMKIPGATITEAGLRTNVSVGIQYIASWLRGTGAAAINNLMEDAATAEISRSQVWQWVHHGVPLAEGATVTRELVKKIEQEEVAKIRSTVGNEAFGNGRYGEAASLFDDVALSPDFAEFLTLPGYERVD; the protein is encoded by the coding sequence ATGGCGACCGCGTCCGTCGAAGTTCGCATCCCGGACGACGCACGCGACACCGCTGGACTCGCCTCGGAGCTGCTCACCAAAGAGGCACAGGATTTCCTGATCCGCCTGCATCGCGAGGTCGAGCCCACGCGTATCGGTCTCCTCGAGACGCGGCAGGAACGATGGCGCGAGCTGCGCGAAGGCGGAACGCTCGACTTCCTTCCTGACTCCCGACCCCTACGCGAATCGGAGTGGACGGTCTCGCGCGTTCCGGCCGACTTGCGCACGCGGAAGGTCGAGATCACCGGCCCGACCGATCGCAAGATGGTGATCAACGCGCTGAACTCCGGCGCTTCGGTGTACATGGCTGACTTCGAGGACGCGAACACACCCACGTGGCGCAATCTCATCGAGGGCCAGCGCAATCTGACGGACGCGATCGACCGCACGATCGAGTTCCGCAACCCCGACGGCCGCGTGTACAGGCTCAACGAGAAGACCGCGACGCTCGTCGTCAGACCGCGCGGGTGGCATCTCGACGAGAAGCACTTCCTCGTTGAGGGGCGGCCGATCGCCGGCGCGCTCTTCGACTTCGGCTTGTACTTCTTCCACAACGCGAAGCGGCTCCGCGCGAAGGGGACGGGCCCGTACTTCTACCTCCCGAAGCTCGAGAGCCACCGCGAGGCGCGACTATGGAACGAGATCTTCAAGTGGTCGCAGGACGAGCTGCACATCCCGCGCGGCTCGATCAAGGCGACCGTCCTCGTCGAGGTACTCACGCTCGCGTTCGAGATGGACGAGGTCCTGTACGAGCTACGCGAGCATTCGGGCGGACTGAACGCCGGACGCTGGGACTACATGTTCAGCATCATCAAGAAGTTCGCGGGACGGCCGGAGTTCATCCTGCCGGACCGCGCGCAGGTCTCGATGACCGTCCCCTTCATGCGCGCGTACACCGAGCTGCTCGTGAAGACCTGCCATCGCCGCGGCGCGTTCGCTCTCGGCGGCATGGCCGCGTTCATCCCGAACCGGCGCGACCCCGCGGTGACCGAGGCGGCGCTCGCGAAGGTGCGCGACGACAAGGTGCGCGAGGCGAACGACGGCTTCGACGGGACGTGGGTCGCGCATCCGGATCTCGTCGAGACCGCCATGACCGAGTTCGACCGCGTCCTCGGCGACAAGCCGAACCAGCTCGACCGCCGCCGACCTGAGGTCGTCGGCCAGGCGAGGCAGCTGCTCGACATGAAGATCCCGGGCGCGACGATCACCGAGGCCGGACTGCGCACGAACGTGAGCGTCGGCATCCAGTACATCGCGTCATGGCTGCGCGGGACCGGGGCCGCGGCGATCAACAACCTCATGGAAGACGCGGCGACCGCGGAGATCTCGCGCTCGCAGGTGTGGCAGTGGGTGCACCACGGCGTGCCGCTCGCGGAGGGCGCGACGGTCACGCGCGAGCTCGTCAAGAAGATCGAGCAGGAAGAGGTCGCGAAGATCCGCAGCACCGTCGGCAACGAGGCGTTCGGCAACGGACGCTACGGCGAAGCGGCCTCGCTCTTCGACGACGTCGCGCTCTCGCCGGACTTTGCGGAGTTCCTCACCCTCCCTGGATACGAGCGCGTCGACTAG
- a CDS encoding phosphate ABC transporter substrate-binding protein, which translates to MTQRVLIVALALVLAACGGTAKPPTPTADPLAGRYTASGGGGALAAVTALTARFSELHPGVKWQVEEVGSDAGVNLATTGAVDLGFTSRALTADEATKLKSVGIGLAGTSVIVNAANPVKDLTRDQVKRLFAGEITNWKQVGGEDLDVKVFVREANAATRSSFEQYFFGGKATYAKDATEVYELEQTLKSVGSFRASIGMATANQRTATEPTVKLLSIDGVAPTPENLVNGSYKIGRPLLLVFPTDQSKLRAGIKAFLDFVRSPEGQQIAASAN; encoded by the coding sequence GTGACTCAACGCGTCCTTATCGTGGCACTCGCGCTCGTCCTCGCCGCATGCGGCGGGACGGCGAAGCCGCCGACGCCGACCGCGGACCCGCTTGCCGGTCGTTACACCGCGAGCGGCGGCGGTGGCGCGCTCGCGGCCGTCACCGCCCTTACCGCTAGATTCTCTGAGCTACACCCCGGGGTGAAGTGGCAGGTCGAAGAGGTCGGCTCGGACGCGGGCGTGAACCTCGCGACGACCGGCGCCGTCGACCTGGGATTCACGAGCCGAGCCCTGACCGCCGATGAGGCCACGAAGCTGAAGTCGGTCGGCATCGGCCTCGCCGGCACATCGGTGATCGTGAACGCCGCGAATCCCGTGAAGGATCTGACTCGCGATCAGGTGAAACGGCTCTTCGCCGGAGAGATCACCAACTGGAAGCAGGTCGGTGGTGAGGACCTTGACGTCAAGGTCTTCGTCCGCGAAGCGAACGCGGCGACGCGCAGCTCGTTCGAGCAGTACTTCTTCGGCGGCAAGGCGACGTACGCAAAGGACGCGACCGAGGTGTACGAGCTCGAACAGACGCTGAAGTCCGTTGGGTCGTTCCGTGCGTCGATCGGCATGGCCACCGCCAACCAACGGACAGCGACCGAGCCGACCGTCAAGCTGCTCTCCATCGATGGCGTCGCTCCGACGCCCGAGAACCTCGTGAACGGTTCATACAAGATCGGCCGTCCGCTCCTGCTCGTGTTCCCCACAGACCAATCGAAGCTGCGCGCGGGGATCAAGGCCTTCCTCGACTTCGTGCGCAGCCCCGAAGGACAGCAGATCGCCGCAAGCGCGAACTGA
- a CDS encoding ATP-binding protein yields the protein MDRFVSNVTSLLRPSLRRTLLARSFVIGILPIVIIGGLAIGVSQRLLLDRFNDEAQVVASATSNGIAERITLASRGSAVLSAVPGIRELTAAMDADGLRELLIPLKSRLGLDLAFVSDTDGVIIAGAQDFAPGDKLPAELIVRAQARAEQSYVIYTEARGLMIRAITPVSSGTPASAPGFVETGSLLDNSFLKTLRASSDSETAILVDGQVVVSSMSGLDAAALPKPTETDLLVGPYRSEVVLDGRRYAAIFTLVQSHSSHPQQLAVFLPLAPLEEAQRQIAAAVVLGGIILGALSLLFSYRTARAMTMPLARLAAAARRIEEGDLATPVAGGSQHEIGQLEHSFGSMAGALWTRDNRNDALVAELRAANVKLEEANRLKSEFIANVSHELRTPMNAIIGYTDFLLEGLNGPLTESQSADLSRVRTAAHNLLSIINGLLDLAKIEAGQMEVQPEYVDIATLVASVIDLLEESARAKQLTLRSDVDSSLPQAWADPQQIRQVLVNLAGNAIKFTAKGEIVISAAVVSGALEVVVADTGEGIPTEAQAFIFDEFRQADGSSRRRHGGTGLGLAIARRFVWMNGGKIWVESITGRGSQFHFTVPIQARGHRAPEAALSLER from the coding sequence ATGGACCGCTTCGTCAGCAACGTGACCTCGTTGCTGCGGCCGAGCCTCCGGCGCACGCTGCTCGCACGCAGCTTCGTCATCGGGATCCTCCCGATCGTCATCATCGGCGGCCTCGCGATCGGGGTGTCGCAGCGGCTTCTGCTCGACCGCTTCAACGACGAAGCCCAGGTCGTCGCAAGTGCGACCTCCAACGGCATCGCGGAGCGCATCACGCTCGCCTCGCGTGGGAGCGCCGTCCTTTCCGCGGTTCCAGGCATCCGCGAGCTCACCGCCGCCATGGACGCGGACGGACTGCGGGAGCTCCTCATCCCACTCAAATCGCGTCTCGGTCTTGACCTGGCGTTCGTCTCTGATACGGACGGCGTCATCATCGCCGGCGCGCAGGACTTCGCGCCGGGTGACAAGCTCCCGGCGGAGCTGATCGTGCGCGCGCAGGCGCGCGCGGAGCAGTCGTATGTGATCTACACCGAGGCGCGCGGGCTCATGATCAGGGCGATCACGCCGGTCTCGTCGGGAACCCCGGCGAGCGCTCCGGGTTTCGTGGAGACAGGCTCCTTGCTGGACAACAGCTTCCTCAAGACGCTGCGGGCATCATCGGACTCGGAGACTGCCATCCTCGTCGACGGTCAGGTCGTCGTGTCCTCGATGTCCGGCCTCGACGCCGCGGCACTGCCCAAACCAACAGAGACCGATCTGCTCGTGGGACCGTACCGCTCCGAGGTCGTTCTTGATGGTCGTCGCTACGCCGCGATCTTCACACTGGTCCAGTCTCACTCGAGCCATCCCCAGCAGCTCGCGGTCTTCCTCCCGCTGGCTCCGCTTGAGGAGGCGCAGCGTCAGATCGCGGCCGCGGTCGTCCTCGGCGGCATCATCCTGGGCGCTCTTTCGCTCCTGTTCTCATACCGCACCGCACGTGCGATGACGATGCCGCTCGCGCGACTCGCGGCCGCGGCACGACGCATCGAGGAAGGCGACCTCGCGACACCGGTCGCCGGTGGATCGCAGCACGAGATCGGCCAGCTCGAGCACTCGTTCGGATCGATGGCCGGTGCGCTCTGGACGCGCGATAACCGCAACGATGCGCTCGTCGCCGAGCTTCGCGCGGCGAATGTGAAGCTCGAAGAGGCGAACCGCTTGAAGAGCGAGTTCATCGCGAACGTCAGTCACGAGCTCCGCACGCCGATGAACGCCATCATCGGCTACACCGACTTCCTTCTCGAGGGCCTGAACGGGCCGCTCACGGAGTCTCAGTCCGCGGACCTGAGCCGTGTGCGGACGGCCGCGCACAACCTTCTCAGCATCATCAACGGCCTGCTCGACCTCGCGAAGATCGAGGCCGGGCAGATGGAGGTCCAGCCGGAGTACGTCGATATCGCGACGCTCGTGGCAAGTGTGATCGATCTATTGGAGGAATCGGCGCGAGCGAAGCAGCTCACACTGCGCTCTGACGTGGACTCCTCGCTCCCGCAGGCGTGGGCGGATCCGCAGCAGATCCGGCAGGTCCTGGTGAACCTTGCGGGCAACGCGATCAAGTTCACCGCGAAAGGCGAGATCGTCATCAGCGCCGCCGTCGTGAGCGGTGCGCTCGAGGTGGTCGTTGCCGACACCGGCGAAGGCATCCCGACCGAAGCGCAGGCGTTCATCTTCGACGAGTTCCGGCAAGCCGATGGTTCCTCTCGCCGGCGTCATGGCGGCACGGGTCTCGGCCTCGCCATCGCACGCCGGTTCGTGTGGATGAACGGCGGAAAGATCTGGGTCGAGAGCATCACCGGCCGCGGCTCCCAGTTCCACTTCACCGTGCCGATACAGGCCCGCGGTCATAGAGCTCCGGAGGCCGCGCTCAGCCTGGAGAGGTGA
- the gatB gene encoding Asp-tRNA(Asn)/Glu-tRNA(Gln) amidotransferase subunit GatB has translation MSERPYELVIGIETHVELATESKMFCGCAAKWFGAPPNSLVCPVCLGLPGALPVPNKRAIELAMIAGLALNCEVPGHTKFDRKNYMYPDLPKGYQISQYDLPLNVKGWLEITTSAGAKRIGITRAHLEEDTANSKHGDGYSLIDFNRSGVPLLEIVSEPDMTSVEEALAYVRALREVLVFAGVSEVRFEQGAGRFDVNVSIRFTEAAGMVRWPPQSEIKNMNSYAALEEAVPYEADRLWQEWQAGGEIRTRKGKITVGWSPERKQTFLQRSKEDVQDYRYFPEPDLVAFAPTRADVESLRAAIPELPTARRARFTSEYGLSDYDARILVDDRALADFFEATVRAAGGEPKTVANWVTGEFLRFLKNDGGSVAGAKITPAQLGALVALVKKGEVSGSVAKDVFAEMWQTGAAPDAIVKSKGLAQVSDETAIAAAVDAVLEENPKAIADYKAGNARALGALVGPVMKRMGRKANPDIVNRLLRERITSPG, from the coding sequence GTGAGCGAACGCCCGTACGAGCTCGTCATCGGCATCGAGACGCACGTTGAGCTCGCCACTGAGTCGAAGATGTTCTGCGGGTGCGCCGCGAAGTGGTTCGGCGCGCCGCCGAACTCGCTCGTCTGCCCCGTCTGCCTCGGCCTGCCGGGCGCGCTGCCCGTTCCGAACAAGCGCGCGATCGAACTGGCGATGATCGCCGGCCTCGCCCTCAACTGCGAGGTCCCCGGGCACACGAAGTTCGACCGCAAGAACTACATGTACCCCGACCTGCCGAAGGGGTACCAGATCTCGCAGTACGACCTGCCGCTGAACGTCAAAGGGTGGCTCGAGATCACGACGTCAGCGGGCGCGAAGCGCATCGGGATCACCCGCGCGCACCTCGAGGAGGACACCGCCAACTCGAAGCACGGCGATGGTTATTCGCTCATCGACTTCAACCGCTCGGGCGTGCCCCTGCTCGAGATCGTGAGCGAGCCCGACATGACATCGGTCGAGGAGGCGCTCGCCTACGTTCGCGCGCTGCGTGAAGTGCTCGTGTTCGCGGGCGTGTCGGAGGTGCGCTTCGAACAGGGCGCGGGTCGGTTCGATGTGAACGTCTCGATCCGCTTCACGGAGGCGGCTGGCATGGTGCGCTGGCCGCCGCAGAGCGAGATCAAGAACATGAACAGCTACGCCGCCCTCGAGGAGGCCGTGCCCTACGAGGCCGACCGGCTGTGGCAGGAGTGGCAGGCGGGCGGCGAGATCCGTACGCGCAAGGGCAAGATCACGGTCGGCTGGAGTCCCGAGCGAAAGCAGACCTTCCTGCAGCGATCGAAGGAGGACGTCCAGGATTACCGGTACTTTCCGGAGCCCGACCTCGTCGCTTTCGCGCCGACCCGTGCCGATGTCGAGAGCCTTCGCGCCGCCATCCCGGAGCTGCCGACCGCGCGCCGCGCGCGCTTCACGAGCGAGTACGGCCTGTCCGACTACGACGCGCGCATCCTGGTCGACGACCGCGCGCTTGCGGACTTCTTCGAGGCGACGGTCCGCGCGGCGGGCGGGGAGCCCAAGACGGTCGCGAACTGGGTCACCGGAGAGTTCCTGCGCTTTCTCAAGAATGACGGCGGCTCCGTCGCCGGAGCGAAGATCACGCCCGCACAGCTGGGCGCGCTCGTCGCGCTGGTGAAGAAGGGCGAGGTCTCCGGGTCGGTCGCGAAGGACGTGTTCGCGGAGATGTGGCAGACCGGCGCAGCGCCCGACGCGATCGTGAAGTCGAAAGGTCTCGCGCAGGTCTCTGACGAGACCGCGATCGCCGCCGCGGTGGACGCGGTGCTCGAAGAGAATCCGAAGGCGATCGCCGACTACAAGGCCGGGAACGCCCGCGCGCTTGGCGCGCTCGTCGGACCGGTCATGAAGCGTATGGGCCGAAAAGCGAATCCCGACATCGTGAACCGCCTGCTGCGAGAGCGGATCACCTCTCCAGGCTGA
- a CDS encoding aminotransferase class I/II-fold pyridoxal phosphate-dependent enzyme, which yields MKVARRPLTNAKVARIPASGIRRFFDLIAGVEGAISLGVGEPDFVTPERFREAAIRSIKEGKTKYTSNYGIRPLREAIAEHTESLRGVRYDAAREIIVTVGVSEAVDLAMRATLNEGDEVILADPSYVAYVPGIVLAGGVPVAVPTRQEDDFRLTPADVEAAITPRTRAILLGFPNNPTGAVLEKEDVEGIARLAAAHDLLVYADEIYDRLVYGTEHQSILSQPDMKERTIYLAGFSKSYAMTGWRVGYACAPAEIIEQMMKIHQYTVMCVPTAAQYAALEALKTGEPEVQRMVGEYDRRRQYMWRRFNAMGLHCFEPRGAFYCFPNITSTGLSDDEFCEQLLKQERVVVVPGNAFGERGRGHIRACYASSMEQIVDACDRIERFVKQRS from the coding sequence ATGAAGGTCGCACGCCGTCCGCTCACGAACGCGAAGGTCGCGCGCATCCCCGCGAGCGGCATCCGGCGCTTCTTCGATCTGATCGCCGGCGTCGAAGGCGCGATCTCGCTCGGTGTGGGCGAGCCGGACTTCGTCACACCAGAGCGGTTCCGCGAGGCGGCGATCCGCTCCATCAAAGAGGGCAAGACCAAGTACACGTCGAACTACGGCATCCGTCCGCTCCGCGAGGCGATCGCCGAGCACACCGAGAGCCTGCGCGGCGTTCGCTACGACGCGGCGCGCGAGATCATCGTGACCGTGGGAGTGTCGGAGGCTGTCGACCTCGCGATGCGCGCCACGTTGAACGAGGGCGACGAGGTCATCCTCGCCGACCCCTCATACGTCGCGTACGTCCCGGGCATCGTCCTCGCGGGCGGCGTGCCCGTCGCGGTGCCAACGCGGCAGGAGGACGATTTCCGTCTCACGCCAGCCGACGTCGAGGCGGCGATCACGCCTCGCACGCGCGCGATCCTCCTCGGTTTCCCCAACAACCCGACGGGTGCGGTCCTCGAGAAAGAAGACGTCGAGGGCATCGCGCGGCTCGCCGCGGCGCACGACCTCCTCGTGTATGCGGACGAGATCTACGACCGCCTCGTGTACGGCACCGAGCATCAGTCGATCCTGTCGCAGCCCGACATGAAGGAGCGCACGATCTACCTGGCCGGGTTCTCGAAGTCGTACGCCATGACCGGCTGGCGCGTCGGCTATGCGTGCGCTCCGGCCGAGATCATCGAGCAGATGATGAAGATCCATCAGTACACGGTCATGTGCGTGCCCACGGCCGCGCAGTACGCCGCGCTCGAGGCCCTGAAGACCGGCGAGCCCGAGGTCCAACGCATGGTCGGCGAGTACGACAGGCGCCGTCAATACATGTGGCGCCGCTTCAATGCGATGGGCCTGCACTGCTTCGAGCCGCGCGGCGCCTTCTACTGCTTCCCGAACATCACCTCGACGGGTCTATCCGACGATGAGTTCTGCGAGCAGCTGCTGAAGCAAGAGCGCGTCGTCGTCGTGCCCGGCAACGCGTTCGGCGAGCGCGGCCGCGGACACATCCGCGCCTGCTACGCGTCGTCGATGGAGCAGATCGTGGATGCTTGCGACCGCATCGAGCGCTTCGTCAAGCAGCGGAGCTAG